One Phaseolus vulgaris cultivar G19833 chromosome 2, P. vulgaris v2.0, whole genome shotgun sequence DNA window includes the following coding sequences:
- the LOC137811730 gene encoding transcription factor bHLH144, producing the protein MQTQEYFLPKKMVLPLADESIDADAHMHPPLASAFDAFLPPGVGQITPFERFKLQPSEACPKNFVIFDQTDQRSRIMFHPAMTYKFNSPGLDVDATFSQDFEKNKVNEMERELSSPFEEDPNDIDALMSIGGDELEDFDEEEVSTARTHEHYESLSDTCSSYCSKSRKKRVPSSCVHKCSEGRGCCHNDGNNREIKRMVRILRNIVPGGGNQMDSVTVLDEAVKYLKSLKVEVEQFGVGP; encoded by the coding sequence ATGCAGACTCAGGAATATTTTCTCCCGAAGAAGATGGTACTTCCTTTGGCAGATGAGTCCATTGATGCTGATGCTCACATGCATCCTCCACTTGCTTCTGCCTTTGATGCGTTTTTACCTCCAGGTGTGGGGCAGATAACACCCTTTGAAAGATTTAAGTTGCAACCCTCTGAGGCTTGCCCCAAGAATTTTGTTATCTTTGATCAAACAGATCAGCGAAGTAGGATTATGTTCCATCCTGCAATGACCTACAAATTTAATAGTCCTGGCTTAGATGTTGATGCtactttttctcaagattttgaGAAGAATAAAGTGAATGAAATGGAAAGAGAATTGTCATCTCCTTTTGAAGAAGATCCTAATGACATTGATGCACTGATGAGCATAGGAGGTGATGAACTAGAAGACTTTGATGAGGAAGAAGTAAGCACGGCGAGGACTCATGAACATTATGAAAGTTTATCTGATACTTGCTCCAGTTATTGCTCAAAATCAAGGAAGAAGAGGGTGCCATCATCTTGTGTACACAAGTGTTCTGAGGGTAGAGGTTGCTGCCACAATGATGGGAATAACCGGGAGATAAAGAGGATGGTGAGGATATTGAGAAATATCGTGCCTGGTGGAGGTAATCAAATGGATTCTGTCACTGTTTTAGATGAAGCGGTTAAATACCTCAAGTCTCTCAAGGTTGAGGTGGAACAGTTTGGAGTTGGACCATGA
- the LOC137811729 gene encoding tobamovirus multiplication protein 1 yields the protein MSGFRDAHCFPRLVLAVNLALALLHALVASLAFFQLMRIHLRNAQLGLTRQKVFHLLIGSSNLGYVIYLALTLIAACNGWTFWSHSCGFMFMAFPKVLFFAAFLLLLSFWVDLCHQADDDDDYEGSFCDSPLLEKTSNESNIASIDSHRKCFPLRLSRVGNRQKIVILVTLLVFITMMAFAVIIWIGLGKNPIDSEVAAQVYLDLSAIGMLLLGGALACYGILLCLKMSKVRAEKPSSEMWKVAGLTIVSVLCFTSSSCVELLTDIPMQYNWNQQRLNDAYTSLMLILYYFVGSSIPSAVILWVMRELPPAEAAGIPEESSTITFVADSSIAIHHPQRWTTATSMQNQISRASPI from the exons ATGTCGGGATTCAGAGACGCTCACTGTTTTCCGCGTCTAGTCCTCGCTGTCAATCTCGCTCTCGCTCTTCTTCACGCCCTCGTTGCTTCCCTTGCCTTCTTCCAG TTGATGAGGATTCACTTGAGAAACGCGCAGCTTGGTTTGACTCGGCAAAAA GTGTTCCATCTATTGATTGGATCTTCTAATTTGG gTTATGTCATTTATTTGGCATTGACACTTATTGCTGCTTGCAATGGATGGACCTTTTGGTCACACTCTTGTGGTTTCATGTTTATGG CTTTCCCCAAAGTACTTTTTTTTGCagcatttcttcttcttttatccTTCTG GGTTGACCTTTGCCATCAGgcagatgatgatgatgactaCGAAGGAAGTTTTTGTGACAGCCCTTTGCTGGAAAAGACATCCAATGAATCAAACATTGCAAGCATAGATAGCCATCGAAAGTGCTTTCCTCTTCGGCTTTCTCGGGTTGGAAATCGGCAAAAGATTGTGATTTTG GTTACATTGCTAGTTTTCATTACCATGATGGCATTTGCTGTGATAATCTGGATTGGGCTAGGAAAGAATCCCATTGATTCTGAAGTGGCAGCTCAG GTATATTTAGATCTTTCTGCTATTGGAATGCTTTTGTTGGGAGGAGCATTAGCCTGCTATG GAATTCTATTATGCTTGAAAATGAGCAAAGTGAGAGCCGAGAAACCTTCATCTGAAATGTGGAAG GTTGCAGGTTTAACTATTGTCTCCGTACTATGCTTCACATCAAGTTCATGTGTAGAACTTTTAACTGACATCCCT ATGCAGTATAACTGGAATCAGCAGCGTCTGAATGATGCTTACACCTCTCTTATGCTCATTTTGTATTATTTCGTAG GTTCATCAATACCTTCAGCAGTGATACTGTGGGTAATGAGAGAATTACCACCTGCGGAAGCTGCTGGCATACCAGAAGAATCTAGTACAATAACTTTTGTTGCCGATAGTTCAATTGCAATTCATCATCCTCAACGCTGGACTACAGCAACAAGCATGCAGAATCAG ATATCAAGAGCGAGTCCTATATAA